The DNA sequence AACTGTGCCGTCCGTTCTAACAAAGGATTTAGCGCTTTACCGCAGGTGTCGGAATAGAGGGTACGAAGATTCTTTACTGCAATTGGGAGGGAAAGCAAGGGGAGGAGAATAAACAAGGAGAAATCGTACACAAACAACAGGAAGACCGGTACGACGTAGCTCAGGAATAATAAAATGAGGTATTCCATCCGGCTGCCGGAGTGACCTATTATTACAGCAAGCGTATTTTTTCCCGTCTCCCGGTCAGTCTTGATATCCCGATAGTTATTTACCACGAGAATATTGGTTATCAGGGCACCAGCTGGTATTGCCACAAGCACGCTTAAAGTCGTTATCTGAAGCGCCTGGACATAATATGTGCCGACCGTGGCTACGAGTCCAAAGAAGATGAACACGAACAGGTCCCCGAGGCCATTATACGCCAGCGGATAGGGTCCGCCGGTATAGGCGATCCCTGCAGCGATGGAGCAGAGACCGATCGCAAGTACCGGCCATCCCGCAATCCAGATAAGATACAGTCCGACCGGGACTGTCAGACCGAATGCGGTGACCGTTCCCCAGAACATCTCTTGCTCCGATATCCATTGGTTTGCCACCGCGCGCTCCGGGCCAAGCCGTTGTTCAGTATCCATGCCTGCCTTGAAGTCCAGGAGGTCGTTGGCGAAGTTGGTCCCAATCTGGATGAGCAGGGCGCAGAACAGCGCCGCAAGGGCTGGCCCGGGCGTAAACGCGCTATCGTGAAACGCGACCGCACTGCCAATGAGTACCGGCATAACCGCTGCCGGGAGGGTCTTCGGCCGGGAGGCGAGGAACCAGGCTTTGGGTTTGGTTGGTACTGTTCCTTCCACTATTGATGATTCCTAACCTTTATCACAATTTACCTCTTAATTGGAGTTTAACCGGAAAGTGTCAATGTGTTCCTGTGTTTCCAAAAGGGATCCCTTCGGGGCAAGTGTTCCTGTAACGGCGTTTTATAGTGTTATAGTGTTATTGTGTTATCGTGATAGTGCTGGTAGTCGCGGCTTTAGCCGCTTTTGTTGTCCTTGGTTGTTATATGGTAAATCGTTCATAAGCATTCAATTTCCCTCTGGATCCCTGCTGATTATAATAAAACTCACCACTAACTACGAACAACCAACAGATTTTCACTTCTTCAATCTTCACTTTTCATTTTTAATTCCGGGTGTTGGGGGGGCACCTGGAAATTGGACAATGGGAATTCTGCCACAAAGGAATCCCTGAGGGACTGATGGAAATTCAATCTGTTCCGATTTCCCATAATTTCATTCTTCATTCCCGATGTTGGTTTGGGTAGTAGGGATGCTCGCAAATCGATGATTGATGAGTGAACTGTCGGCGACGCTGTAAGCGATCACCGACAGCAGGTGGGAGGCCATCCTTATACCCTATACCTCTATACCCATCTTTACGGCAGCCGAGGTTTATCTTTGAAATTCGGCTTCCGTTTCTCCAAATAGGCATTCTTGCCTTCCTGGCCCTCTTCGGTCATATAGAAGAGCAGGGTGGCGTTGCCAGCAAGCTCCTGGATGCCCGCCTGACCGTCCAGTTCGGCGTTGAAGGCGGATTTGAGGCAGCGGATCGCCAGCGGACTTTTTTCTAGGATTTCACGCGCCCACTGGACGCCTTCTTCCTCGAGTTTATCCACAGAAACTACGGTATTGACTAATCCCATATCCAACGCTTCCTGCGCATCATACTGGCGGCACAAATACCAGATCTCACGCGCCTTTTTCTGCCCCACGCTCCGGGCCAGATAGCTGGCGCCGAATCCGCCATCGAAGCTGCCGACCTTCGGGCCAGTCTGCCCAAAGATGGCGTTCTCAGCAGCGATGGTCAGATCACAGACCACATGCAGGACGTGTCCGCCGCCGATTGCGTAGCCCGCTACCAGCGCGATCACCGGGATCGGCATGGAACGGATGAGTTTCTGCAAATCCAGCACATTCAGGCGAGGCACGCCGTCATCACCGACGTAGCCGGCATCCCCACGCACCTTCTGATCACCGCCGGAGCAAAACGCGTATT is a window from the Candidatus Neomarinimicrobiota bacterium genome containing:
- a CDS encoding 1,4-dihydroxy-2-naphthoate polyprenyltransferase, yielding MVEGTVPTKPKAWFLASRPKTLPAAVMPVLIGSAVAFHDSAFTPGPALAALFCALLIQIGTNFANDLLDFKAGMDTEQRLGPERAVANQWISEQEMFWGTVTAFGLTVPVGLYLIWIAGWPVLAIGLCSIAAGIAYTGGPYPLAYNGLGDLFVFIFFGLVATVGTYYVQALQITTLSVLVAIPAGALITNILVVNNYRDIKTDRETGKNTLAVIIGHSGSRMEYLILLFLSYVVPVFLLFVYDFSLFILLPLLSLPIAVKNLRTLYSDTCGKALNPLLERTAQFSLIFGILFSIGLLL
- the menB gene encoding 1,4-dihydroxy-2-naphthoyl-CoA synthase — translated: MSIEWQQFGDYQDIIYEKAEGIAKVTINRPEVRNAFTPVTVQEMHNAFADAREDQEIGCVLLAGAGPAKDGKYAFCSGGDQKVRGDAGYVGDDGVPRLNVLDLQKLIRSMPIPVIALVAGYAIGGGHVLHVVCDLTIAAENAIFGQTGPKVGSFDGGFGASYLARSVGQKKAREIWYLCRQYDAQEALDMGLVNTVVSVDKLEEEGVQWAREILEKSPLAIRCLKSAFNAELDGQAGIQELAGNATLLFYMTEEGQEGKNAYLEKRKPNFKDKPRLP